A genome region from Hevea brasiliensis isolate MT/VB/25A 57/8 chromosome 9, ASM3005281v1, whole genome shotgun sequence includes the following:
- the LOC110632095 gene encoding bifunctional fucokinase/fucose pyrophosphorylase, with protein MDPRRERRFSRTKLKADLAAVLRKSWYHLRLSVRHPSRVPTWDAIVLTAASPEQAQLYDWQLKRAKRIGRIAPSTVTLAVPDPNGQRIGSGAATLNAINALARHYQMLGLDLGPEVANTENGSSGSNSEDFVLPLVRFVAKKHILLLHAGGDSKRVPWANPMGKVFLPLPYLAAEDPDGPVPLLFDHILAIASCARQAFKNEGGILTMTGDVLPCFDASSIVIPEDASCIITVPITLDIASNHGVVVASKTGIQTDSYTVSLVDNLLQKPTVEELVKNQALLDDGRTLLDTGIIAVRGEAWLVLAKLACSCQTMITELLKNRKEMSLYEDLVAAWVPAKHEWLQVRPLGKELVRKLGKQKMFSYCAYDLLFLHFGTSSEVLDHLSGTSSELVGRRHLCSIPATTASDIAASAVVLSSKIESGVSVGEDSLIYDSTISGGMQIGSQSVVVGINVPGDIGAVAENSFRFMLPDRQCLWEVPLVECTERVIVYCGLHDNPKISLSKDGTFCGKPWKKVLHDLGIEESDLWNSVGSQEKCLWNAKIFPILSYFEMLSLASWLMGLGDPKTKSLLSLWKNSRRVSLEELHRSIDFSKMCTGSSSHHADLAAGIAKACINYGMLGRNLFQLCQEILQKEASGVEICKDFLELCPKLQEQNSKILPRSRAYQVQVDLLRACGDEKTACQLEHKVWAAVADETASAVRYGFKEHLLESPGSLPASEYENNHIDDSLSQSFCARRVKVELPVRVDFVGGWSDTPPWSLERAGCVLNMAISLDACLPIGTIIETTEKTGVFINDDAGNQLYIENVTSIAPPFDDDDVFRLVKSALLVTGVIHKNILASMGLRIKTWANVPRGSGLGTSSILAAAVVKGLLQITDGDKNNENVARLVLVLEQLMGTGGGWQDQIGGLYPGIKFTTSFPGIPLRLQVVPLLASSQLISELHQRLLVVFTGQVRLAHQVLQKVVTRYLQRDNLLVSSVKRLAELAKIGREALMNCEVDELGEIMLEAWRLHQELDPYCSNELVDRLFAFADPYCCGYKLVGAGGGGFALLLAKDANAGKELRHKLEECSNFDVKVYKWNLFLDN; from the exons ATGGATCCCAGAAGAGAAAGGAGATTCTCCCGAACCAAGCTTAAGGCAGACTTAGCGGCAGTTCTTCGAAAATCATGGTACCATTTGAGGTTGTCCGTCAGACATCCGTCTAGAGTCCCCACTTGGGATGCAATTGTCCTCACGGCTGCTAGCCCCGAGCAAGCCCAGCTATACGACTGGCAGCTCAAGCGCGCCAAGCGTATAGGCCGGATCGCTCCCTCCACCGTCACTCTTGCCGTGCCCGACCCCAACGGCCAGCGGATCGGCTCTGGTGCCGCCACTCTTAATGCCATTAATGCCCTCGCTCGCCATTATCAGATGCTAGGGCTCGATCTTGGCCCAGAG GTGGCAAACACAGAAAATGGAAGTTCTGGATCTAATAGTGAAGATTTTGTCCTGCCACTTGTTAGATTTGTGGCCAAAAAGCACATACTGTTGCTTCATGCTGGAGGTGACTCTAAACGGGTCCCATGGGCAAATCCTATGGGAAAAGTTTTCTTACCACTTCCATATCTGGCAGCAGAAGACCCTGATGGGCCAGTTCCGCTGCTTTTTGACCATATACTTGCAATTGCTTCTTGTGCAAGACAAGCTTTTAAGAATGAAG GTGGAATATTGACAATGACTGGTGATGTTCTTCCATGTTTTGATGCCTCTTCCATTGTTATTCCAGAGGATGCATCCTGCATCATCACAGTTCCCATCACCCTTGATATTGCTTCTAATCATGGTGTTGTTGTGGCATCTAAAACTGGGATTCAAACTGACAGTTACACAGTCAGTTTAGTTGATAATCTCCTACAGAAACCTACTGTAGAGGAACTTGTTAAGAATCAAGCATTATTGGACGATGGTAGAACATTGCTCGATACTGGAATCATAGCAGTTAGAGGTGAAGCATGGCTGGTGCTTGCCAAGCTTGCATGTTCCTGCCAAACAATGATTACAGAACTTCTAAAGAACAGAAAAGAG ATGAGTTTATATGAAGATCTAGTGGCAGCCTGGGTACCTGCAAAACATGAATGGCTGCAAGTGCGGCCTTTGGGCAAAGAACTGGTCAGAAAATTGGGCAAACAAAAGATGTTTAGCTACTGTGCTT ATGATTTGTTGTTCCTGCACTTTGGAACCTCAAGTGAAGTTTTGGATCACTTAAGTGGGACTAGCTCAGAACTTGTAGGTCGAAGACATTTGTGTTCCATCCCAGCCACAACTGCATCTGACATTGCAGCATCTGCTGTAGTTCTTTCTAGCAAAATTGAATCTGGTGTCTCAGTTGGGGAAGATTCTCTTATATATGATTCAACCATATCTGGTGGAATGCAAATTGGTTCCCAATCTGTAGTTGTTGGAATTAATGTCCCAGGAGACATTGGTGCGGTGGCAGAAAATTCATTCAGATTCATGCTTCCAGATCGTCAATGTCTTTGGGAGGTTCCTCTAGTCGAATGTACAGAAAGAGTCATAGTGTATTGTGGCCTCCATGATAACCCAAAAATTTCACTTTCCAAGGATGGGACTTTCTGTGGGAAACCCTGGAAGAAAGTCTTGCATGATTTGGGGATTGAAGAAAGTGACCTGTGGAACTCAGTGGGTTCTCAGGAGAAGTGCTTATGGAATGCTAAAATATTCCCCATTCTTTCTTACTTTGAGATGCTTAGTTTGGCCTCGTGGTTGATGGGTTTGGGTGACCCAAAAACTAAAAGTTTGCTTTCCTTGTGGAAAAATTCACGCCGTGTCAGTTTGGAGGAGTTGCATAGATCAATTGACTTTTCAAAAATGTGTACAGGCTCAAGTAGTCATCATGCTGATCTTGCAGCTGGAATTGCTAAGGCTTGCATTAACTATGGCATGCTTGGACGAAACTTGTTCCAATTGTGTCAGGAAATTCTACAGAAGGAAGCTTCAGGAGTCGAAATATGCAAGGACTTCTTGGAACTGTGTCCCAAACTTCAGGAGCAGAATTCTAAAATTCTTCCCAGGAGTCGGGCATATCAGGTGCAAGTTGATCTTCTTCGAGCATGCGGAGATGAAAAAACTGCATGCCAGTTGGAACATAAAGTTTGGGCTGCAGTCGCTGATGAAACTGCTTctgcagtgagatatggttttaaaG AACATCTCTTGGAGTCTCCTGGCAGCTTGCCTGCTTCGGAATATGAGAACAATCACATTGATGACTCTCTCAGTCAATCTTTCTGCGCTAGAAGGGTAAAGGTTGAGTTACCAGTTCGTGTAGATTTTGTTGGGGGATGGAGTGACACTCCTCCATGGAGCTTGGAGCGTGCTGGATGTGTTCTGAATATGGCAATAAGTTTGGATGCTTGTCTTCCCATTGGCACAATCATAGAGACAACAGAAAAGACTGGAGTGTTCATTAATGATGATGCTGGAAACCAGTTATACATTGAGAATGTTACCTCAATAGCACCTCCATTTGACGATGACGATGTATTCCGGCTTGTCAAATCTGCATTGCTTGTGACTGGTGTTATTCACAAAAACATTCTTGCATCCATGGGCTTGCGAATCAAGACATGGGCAAATGTACCTCGTGGTAGCGGCCTGGGAACTTCGAGCATCCTAGCAGCTGCTGTTGTGAAAGGCCTCCTTCAGATAACTGATGGagataaaaataatgaaaatgttGCTAGACTGGTTTTGGTATTGGAACAACTCATGGGGACAGGAGGTGGGTGGCAGGATCAAATTGGAGGTTTGTACCCTGGTATTAAATTTACTACAAGTTTCCCTGGAATACCATTGAGGCTCCAAGTCGTCCCCTTATTGGCTTCTTCTCAGCTGATATCAGAATTGCACCAGAGATTGCTTGTTGTGTTTACTGGTCAA GTTCGACTTGCACATCAAGTTCTACAGAAAGTAGTTACTAGATACCTTCAGCGGGATAACCTTCTTGTATCCAGTGTTAAGCGCCTTGCTGAACTGGCAAAAATTGGGAGAGAGGCTTTAATGAACTGTGAAGTGGACGAACTAGGGGAGATAATGCTGGAGGCCTGGAGGTTGCATCAGGAACTTGATCCGTACTGCAGCAATGAATTGGTTGATAGGCTATTTGCATTTGCTGACCCCTACTGCTGTGGCTACAAACTTGTGGGTGCTGGTGGTGGGGGCTTTGCGTTGTTACTTGCTAAGGATGCTAATGCTGGAAAGGAACTGAGACATAAGCTAGAAGAATGTTCAAATTTTGATGTGAAAGTCTACAAGTGGAACCTCTTTTTAGACAATTAG
- the LOC110632098 gene encoding uncharacterized protein LOC110632098: MEFCPSCGLLLRYELPNMGQPSRFYCPTCPYVCSMESRVKIKRKQQLVKKEIEPVFTLDDMTKGGSETEATCPHCNFGRARYQQLQIRSADEPATTFYFCLNEKCSRMWRED; the protein is encoded by the exons ATGGAATTTTGCCCATCGTGTGGATTATTGTTGCGATACGAGTTGCCAAACATGGGGCAACCTTCCAGATTCTATTGCCCTACTTGTCCGTACGTCTGCTCCATGGAGAGCAGG GTTAAGATCAAGAGAAAGCAACAGCTGGTCAAGAAAGAAATTGAGCCAGTTTTCACCCTCGACGACATGACGAAGGGGGGTTCTGAAACTGAAG CAACATGCCCACATTGCAACTTTGGAAGGGCCCGTTACCAACAGCTACAGATCCGGTCAGCTGATGAGCCAGCAAcaacattttacttttgcttgaaTGAGAAGTGCTCAAGGATGTGGCGTGAGGACTAA